A DNA window from Naumovozyma dairenensis CBS 421 chromosome 10, complete genome contains the following coding sequences:
- the VPS4 gene encoding AAA family ATPase VPS4 (similar to Saccharomyces cerevisiae VPS4 (YPR173C); ancestral locus Anc_7.530), producing MSTGDFLSKGIELVQKAIDFDTATQYEEAYTAYYNGLDYLMLALKYEKNPKSKELIRAKFTEYLNRAEQLKKHLEDEQKQEDDSSSSPSTSGNNNTAKNKSAKGSDGSAKKLSNDEDSEDSKKLRGALSSAILSEKPNVKWEDVAGLEGAKEALKEAVILPVKFPHLFTGNRKPTSGILLYGPPGTGKSYLAKAVATEANSTFFSVSSSDLVSKWMGESEKLVKQLFQMARENSPSIIFIDEVDALTGQRGEGESEASRRIKTELLVQMNGVGNDSHGVLVLGATNIPWQLDSAIRRRFERRIYIPLPDVAARTKMFEINVGDTPCALTKEDYRTLGQMTDGYSGSDIAVAVKDALMQPIRKIQGATHFKNISTEEDTKLLTPCSPGDEGAIEMSWTDIEAKELKEPELTIKDFLKAIKITRPTVNEEDLLKQEKFTKDFGQEGN from the coding sequence ATGAGTACAGGAGATTTCTTATCAAAGGGTATCGAATTGGTTCAAAAAGCCATAGATTTTGATACAGCAACTCAATATGAAGAAGCATATACCGCATATTATAATGGATTAGATTATTTAATGCTTGCATTGAAATATGAGAAAAATCCCAAATCAAAAGAATTAATCAGGGCTAAATTTActgaatatttaaatcgTGCTGaacaattgaagaaacatCTTGAAGATGAACAGAAACAAGAAGACGACTCTTCCTCCTCTCCGTCAACAAGTggcaataataatacagcAAAGAATAAGAGCGCTAAGGGTTCTGACGGTTCTGCAAAGAAGTTATCGaatgatgaagattcaGAAGATAGTAAGAAATTAAGAGGTGCCCTTTCAAGTGCAATCTTATCTGAGAAACCAAATGTTAAATGGGAAGATGTGGCAGGTTTAGAGGGTGCTAAAGAAGCTTTAAAGGAAGCTGTCATTTTACCTGTCAAATTCCCTCATTTATTCACGGGAAATCGTAAACCCACATcaggaatattattatatggACCTCCTGGTACGGGGAAATCATATTTAGCAAAAGCTGTTGCTACTGAGGCAAATTCTACCTTTTTCAGTGTAAGTTCCAGTGATTTAGTCTCTAAATGGATGGGTGAATCTGAAAAGTTAGTGAAACAGTTATTCCAAATGGCCCGTGAAAATAGTCCttcaatcattttcattgatGAAGTAGACGCTTTAACAGGTCAAAGAGGTGAAGGTGAAAGTGAAGCTAGTAGAAGAATTAAAACCGAATTATTAGTACAAATGAACGGTGTCGGGAACGATTCTCATGGTGTTCTTGTGCTTGGTGCCACTAATATCCCTTGGCAATTAGATAGTGCtataagaagaagatttgaaagaagaatatatataccatTACCTGATGTTGCAGCAAGAACTAAGAtgtttgaaattaatgTAGGCGATACCCCATGTGCTTTGACTAAAGAGGATTATAGAACTTTAGGTCAAATGACTGATGGTTATTCCGGAAGTGATATTGCAGTCGCTGTGAAAGATGCTTTAATGCAACCAATTAGGAAAATTCAAGGTGCAACACATTTTAAGAACATATctactgaagaagataCAAAGCTATTGACACCATGTTCTCCCGGTGATGAAGGTGCCATTGAAATGAGTTGGACAGATATTGAAGCTaaggaattgaaagaacCTGAGTTAACTATCAAGGATTTCTTGAAAGCTATTAAGATAACGAGGCCAACGGTCAATGAAGAAGACTTGTTGAAGCAAGAGAAATTTACTAAAGATTTCGGTCAAGAAGGTAATTAA
- the CSA1 gene encoding Csa1p (similar to Saccharomyces cerevisiae NBP1 (YLR457C) and YPR174C; ancestral locus Anc_7.531), translating to MVFNSIKQYLGFDIRSGKGSQDLQAENAVTTLRRKKTRTRDGKRQKGYRGNHKRHTRGTDNHHHGTVFDYMKSFFVNDVKTRTDTHTQRPFTRRDLLNSAKRERKREKLKRKRQLLKERVLREEALKRERLHHQEEVKVSPTDEGDKANEDDEVEVGDITMERIEIDQNTNHIDNNSNGDDDSMSSAAAASRAMSKRYSSSPINRRNIDDKDEQLRRLERQVEKMGSRINGLVRDLKFAQERNALYQTLLDESNIDGGYVKSRRDMKNIEKDNIKPQMQDQQLLLSPRRALNPLVTSSPLRQQPNCPPPPPKEIPSTETLPRPSL from the coding sequence ATGGTGTTCAATTCAATCAAACAATATCTGGGTTTTGATATAAGGTCTGGTAAGGGAAGTCAAGATTTACAAGCAGAGAATGCTGTTACAACATTGAGAAGGAAGAAGACTAGGACAAGGGACGGTAAGAGACAAAAGGGGTATAGAGGTAACCATAAAAGACATACACGAGGAACCGATAACCACCATCATGGTACAGTGTTTGATTACatgaaatcatttttcGTGAATGATGTCAAGACAAGAACAGATACTCATACACAACGACCATTCACTAGAAGGGATCTCTTGAATAGTGCGAAACgtgaaagaaaaagagaaaaattgaaaagaaagaggCAATTGCTTAAGGAACGGGTCCTAAGAGAGGAAGCATTAAAAAGAGAAAgacttcatcatcaagaagAAGTGAAGGTTTCTCCCACGGATGAAGGTGACAAGgcaaatgaagatgacgagGTAGAAGTGGGAGATATTACTATGGAACGTATTGAAATAGATCAGAACACTAAtcatattgataataatagtaatggTGACGATGATAGCATGAGCAGTGCTGCTGCTGCATCTAGAGCCATGTCCAAACGGTACTCCAGCTCACCCATCAACCGTCGTAATATcgatgataaagatgaacAATTACGAAGACTTGAGAGACAAGTGGAGAAGATGGGTAGTAGAATTAATGGTCTAGTACGTGATTTGAAATTCGCTCAAGAACGCAACGCCCTTTATCAAACTTTACTTGATGAATCCAATATCGACGGTGGATATGTGAAATCTCGTCGAGACATGAAGAACATTGAAAAGGACAATATTAAGCCCCAAATGCAGGATCAACAATTGCTATTATCACCCAGAAGGGCTCTGAATCCATTAGTGACCTCTAGTCCCCTCCGTCAACAACCGAATTGCCCACCACCACCTCCAAAGGAAATACCCTCCACAGAAACGTTACCGAGACCCTCCCTATAA